A stretch of DNA from Cyprinus carpio isolate SPL01 chromosome A25, ASM1834038v1, whole genome shotgun sequence:
catgatgctgaaacttcatctctgccatcacagaaataaattaccttttaaaatacattcaaatagcaaacagttcttttaaactacaatattatttcacaatattactgtcacATATATGCATCCCTGATGAACAGAAgataaaacatatattacatatattttaggTAAGAATGAAATGAAACGTGTtcctaataaatgaataattttcaacaacaaccaaaaaaaatcatactgagaTGGCCATGGTTGCATTTAGATATTTTGTTGCCATCTACCGGTAAGTTGTTCATAATACAGTGAAAATGGTTATGTTGGTTTCATCAGATTTGAAATGGATGACTCACTGCTGGGCTCACTGGGTATGAACACTTCCTCTAGGTAATGCTGAATTTTGCTGAGGTCTTCTGAGGTGAACTGCCACTTTTTTTCTGCTGGCTGGGATGTCTGCTGTGGAACCAATCGCTTACGACCTCCAGGTCCCGAGGGTGACGGCAGACAGGAGATGGGAATGGAGCCGGTTGTCATTCCCTCAGGGAACTTCTGTGCAATCACTTTTAAACCTGTTGAGAAAAGAAAAGATACATTAAAGAATAAATGCCATTAAATACAAATCTCGTACTGACAGGATGAACCCACATGCATGTATTGGAGATTCCTGAGACCCCAATGatctatgtataaatatattaatctgAAAAGGACCTTGTTATTTTCCCCTTCTGTGagaagtaattacattttttcatgatgGATTTCTGAAGTTTGCTATCAGTCTGACTCACCCCCTGACAACATGAAGAGATTCTCAAAGCCTCTCTCGCACATGGTGGTGGCGGCTTGACTTGCTATCCTCTCATCCTCATCATACAAAATGATAATCCTTCCCGATGCATTTTTCTGCATAGTTGTAAAAGATTTTAACAATAGTGACGGGCACGAGTACACAAGAAACTGAAATGACAAAAACCATtattcattcaaacacaataacagtgtgacttgattttttttttttttttcaagatactgTTCCAATCCTATCAATTAATGAAAgcacaacaaatattttatttatttattgttcatgtATGAAATAAATTACTCAATTAattccttcacacacacatatataagttCATATAATGatcatatattaataaataatatatataatataataataataaatattatagtttttttaaacatgcacaaCATGGGTTTGCAATAAAAGTTTGAGTtctagtgaatgaatgaataataaataatacaaattataaaaagtaaaaaacaacaacaacgaaatATGgaagtacatttcaaatatttacaataaaaatataattatatatttaaaatatattattaaaactagGAAAAACAGGAATAAAAGGATACATAATCAAGCACTTCTTTCGTGTATGGGTTCATTGTCCTTGATAACGTCGCAATGGGGTAACTATATGCTATGagcaaaaaacagacatttattaaCAGATAAAATTAATCACTTTAATGTCTTAAAATTTCTAGGTAAGTTTCCTACCACTGATAATATGGCACTGGTCATACTGCTCTCTGTCCCGCACATCCAGCAACAGATATGGGCAGTCAGGGTAGGGGCAATCTGTGAAGCTGGAGGTAGACACTGGAGAGTTTTGGATGCTCTTCTGTCCATTCTTGTCCAGATCCATTTCTCCCCCACGCCACTGATAACACTATAAATGAAACCCGGAGATTCTCAGTTACACCGAGTGAAGACAGTCAGGGGTTCTCACTGTTACAGGCTATATCTCATGGTTTTCCCCCCACAGGGTCTCTGAGGACAGAGTCTGATTGCACTCACTGCCCCTAAACAGGCTCAATAGAGCTTGGGACCATGAGAAAGCTGTCTAGCCAATCAGAACTCTTGTGAGTGCACAACAGAAGAAATGTTAGAGGGGGCATCGGTTAGATGCATAAAATGATATTCTGATGTGGCTGGTCGAATTAAAGAGATAGCTTTATGTGCTAGTTACAAACACAAAGGTGATTCGGCTACCTTTGGAGTGTAGATCTAGGAGAAAACGCAGTGTCGCCGGATTCATCATTGCTGATACTCTGTGGTGGAGGAAGCGTCGGCTGGGGGGAACCATTCGTCTGATCAGAGAGACGGTCCAGGCCCGGTGATGCGGAGAATATTGAAACATCATCTAAAATCAtatacaaaaaatgaaaacaaccaCAAATGATTGTCAGGGACTTTCTATGCAGTTGCTTAAGTGTGGAGACTCTAAGAAATATGGTGTTGGAAAATATGACCATCTCGCAATATTTTGCAGTaaacacaaaagtattttttcctCCAAGATTATTTTTTCACTCTAAATCGTTTGCCTTCTCTCACAAAAGTAATCCATTTCTCAAAGAAATTTTTTGTTCACTtgcaaacttttaaacttttgcGTCCCCCCACCCCAGGAAATTTGCATTTGCTCAAAcaacttttgcattctctcacaaaagtatttaattacaCCTAGAAGCTTTATGTTCACTTGCAAAATTACTGAATTCTTGTTAacatgtggttgttagggtgctATGGATGTTTGCTAAGTTTAATTCTTTGGCATAGGGCTTTGTTCAAATCATTGTTcctaaatatatgcaaatttaaatataataataataatgatgtcagcaaaaattactaataaaaaaaatagagtaacataaaagagaaattaaaCTCTACCTTCTAATCCCTCGATTTCATCTTTAAAATTGTCATTCTGCTCGGACACTGAAGCAACTTggattaactgaaaaaaaaaaaagataagacataaaatataaaggcaTACATTcaggaatatataaaaatacactactgttcaaatgtttataGTCAACGatcttttattatacttttattcagcaatgacacagtaaaagcatttacaatgttataaaaatatatatttcaaatgaatgaaatcaaacttttgcataaaaatattaagcagcacaactctcttcagcattgataataataagaaatgttgcttgagcagcaaatgaacatataagaatgatttctgaaggatcttgtgacagatggctgctgaaaattcatctttgccatgatatgaataaaatacattaaattatatttaaaaagaaaacagtcattttaaattataataatatttcacaaaaatagtgtttttactgtactaCAACTGAAAGTAAAGAAGATGCTTTATATTATTCACGTACCAGCTGTGCAAATGTAGTCACTTTCAGTCTTTTAAATAACTCGTCCTTCCTATATCTGTAGTCTGGGGACACAAAATTACATAATgagcatgtatttaaaattatacagAGCTGCTGAAcaaatttttttgcaataatttagATGCATTTTACCTGGATCCTGAGTGTTACCATTTCTCACTTCATCTTCATTTAAAGACAAATCACTTAAATTCACTCCCAAAATATCAAACTCCATTTTGATACCAGTTAAACTCTAATATACTCTAAATGGACTTTAATATGCCAATTGATGCTACAAACTGAGGCGAGCTCTACCAACATCTCTTTATATCTTTGGCAAGAACTCCACAGTCCAGCCTTACCACCAAACCCACTGTAAGATGCCAAATGACACCACTCGATGAGGTTATGTGTGTTGGTTTCACTACAGACAGCCTCGACAGAGGAATTACTGTAATCTACAGTACAATCACCATCCTTTGCTCATGTAGCCAAAAAAAGGAAGGATTGTTTATCCTTGAGAAATCACAAGGAACCTGTAACAAGATGACCAACGTGGACAAAGGAGACTTTCTCTTCTTATCAAGTAAGTAAATATCAGTAGGACAAGCGTATCTAGAGACAAAATAGCTGAAACAAGTCATTAAGTGCCTGTTCACACAAGATGCACACAAGATGTtttgtaattacttttttaatgtaaatacacCACTGTTATGCGTTTTCTCAAATGTCAGCAATTGTAAAGTGTTAGAATCACCCtttacttctcaagtaaatgcaccatgacattttcatttatcaAATAGTTTTCTCCActataatatatgaaattatttaatttataacttACTTTTCCTTGCCTCCTCTAGTCTCTCCATGTACTTTGTAAGACTGGAGCCTAGAAAATAAAATAGGTTAATCATCATATACTTTATCATATATACAATggatattcaaaaatgtttgatttcacaataaaaaaaagtgaataccTGTATCAAGTCGAGTTTTTACATGTTGATATTTTGGATTCTGTGGGATCCTCTTCTTTAAATACTGGGGGAAAGAAGCACCCATTTCAAGAAAACATTCTACAGATAAATGCAGCGTGTATCtatgataattattataaaatgagtGGTAGCTAAAGTTATGagtgttttgtctgttttgtttttgggatCAGTGTAACCGGTGGTTAAACACTGGCAGTGGCTCATCTGAGAACATGATTTCTATGAAACAAACATAGAGTTTAATAGAGCAGCAGTGTTCATAAAAGCCACCTTAAGCTCTAATAACATTCATTAGATTAGAAAGAAGGTTAATTTATTGATAGACATTGttacatatttaaacaacatgaaagcatCAGTGGTAAACTGGTGTTGATGGTCAAGTAGACAAGGCATGTATGTGATGGCAACGGAGGAGCAACAGCACCGGTGTCACATTCCCTTTAAACCGCAGCTCTCCCTATCAAACATTCCTGAGCTAGCTTTTAAAACGGTACAAACCATCACATGTTTTGCTAATTAcactttgcataaaaataaaaccactgaCCTCAGAGTTGCCAATCCCCCGCTTCACTGACATCTTCCAGTAGCTGAGCTTCGGCGGCTAACGTTAGCTTCCAAAATCAAACCTCAAAGCGTCGCCTCTTTGAGCAACGCCTTTACTGATTGGTCCGTTGATTTGATGATCCAATCAGTGACTGCATTCTTACTATCTCAATGTTGAGTTCTACTAGTTTACCGTTTGGGCTGTTACTAAGCAACGGCGTTATTTCCAATGGTTACAGCTGTTCTTTGTCAGAGAGCCGTTGAccgtattaatattattatattttttaaattattactattaaaatctTTTGCAGATCGATATGTATTTTACCAGTAATTTCGCAagtcatttgtttaaaatatttttgagggGATATGTAAGTTAACTCACTGACTCTACAGACAGCTTAATCTTCGCAAGACAAGCTTGCAAATTTTAGATTTAATCCTAACACGCCTTCTGTTGCATTAGGAGGATGGGTTACACTAGCGGTTTCCGTTGGTGCAGACGTTTATATGTCCaaattagtatttaaaattaGGGATCTACGTGTAAATATTTAGAATGAAACGGGATTTGGGGTTAATTTTTCGGCGTTCTGTTCAACTAGCCGCGCTGACTCGATGATTCTGAGCGTGATTTGTTTGGGCTCGGTGAAACGCGGCTTGTTTGACAGTGGCTCAACATGAAGGAGTTTCACTTATTTACTTGACCAAACTGTACCAAATTCAGAAGCTTTTTTGACTTTTACCGGGATAATGGCGTCTGTTATGGTAAGAGGACTCACcagaagcattttaaaatgcgAACATGGACATAATTTGTTGGTTTAATTAGCTGTGTGCGAACTGTGCGGGAaacttttgtgtttatgtttgtatatggGGATACAGTTGACCTCGATTAATTGaccaaaaacaatacaattaactAGCACTAACAAAAGCACTATGGAATAAGCTTACTACCATCATGGTATTTTGTACATGCGTTTGTTGAACATGCACCACGTGTCttgatgttttgaaaatgtaccattGTATTATCATGCATTACCGTGTTCTCATGTAGAGCAAAatgctatagaaataaaataagaatactgTTAGTATTAGTTAGAATGCTGTAAAATTTGGTATACCAGATTATCAATCAGTTAATCTaaaagcaattaatttttttattaaaaaaaaaattaaaataatgttcccTCACGTTATTATGTTAAAATTATCAATCGTACTGTGGGGaaaaaacacttgtataaaataaaaaatgcaaaaaaaataaacattctaattCTGCCGGACTTTTGGACTTCAGATGTTCCCACCTTATTCTTCTACAATATCCTTTTTAGGAGGATCCCACCCTTGAAAGACATTTTAAAGGTCACAAAGATGTTGTTTCCTGTGCCGATTTCAGCCCCAATAATAAACAGCTTGGTATGTCATATTTATCTTCTTTTTCCAGTCTGAGAAGAGCCCAGTTTAACCACTTGCAACTTCTCTTGCAGCTACTGGATCCTGTGACAAGAACCTTATGATCTGGAACCTCACTCCTAAAGCCAGAGCATTCAGGTTCGTGGGTCACACAGATATCATTACAGGAGTCCATTTTTCTCCAAATGGTTCCTTGGTGGCATCTTCATCCAGAGACCAGACAGTTCGACTGTGGACGCCCAGCATGTGAGTGTGAACAGATGCCCTCTTTCGAGTTTCAATGTATTATTTGTATCTTAATGCATTATTCTACATGTTCATTACAGAAAAGGTGAGTCGACTGTGTTTAAAGCCCACACAGCAAGCGTTCGAAGTGTTCAGTTCTCTAGCGATGGCCAAAGGCTGGTCACTGCCTCAGATGACAAGTCTGTGAAAGTGTGGGGTGTCGAACGGAAGAAATTCCTCTACTCTCTCAATCGGCACACCAACTGGGTGCGCTGTGCGAGGTATGAGACTATGTGTGTAAGCTTTCCGGTTTTGTTACATAAAGTGGGATCTCTCTCACTGTCGCTTGGTCTGTCCCTGTCAAGGTTTTCACCAGATGGTCGTCTTGTTGCTTCCTGTGGTGATGACAGGACAGTTCGCCTCTGGGATACATCGTCACGTCAGTGCATCAACATTTTCACAGACTACGGAGGGTGAGAATTGAGTGTTGCggtttttcttaaacttttttttttgggagggggttCAAAATTACTGATATTTCAAATTGTCTGTTTAGGTCAGCAACATTTGTGGACTTCAATTCCAGTGGCACATGCATTGCATCATCAGGAGCggataacacattaaaaatctggGATATTCGTACAAACAAGTTAATACAACATTACATAGGTATTAGAAAAGAGATTGTTTCACATCATACATGGTCATTCTTTTTAAATAGAGTCAAAGACTAGtcttattttaaagcatttaacttGCATTTGTCTTGCAGTTCATAGTGGAGGGGTTAACTGCTTTTCCTTCCATCCTTCTGGAAACTATCTGATCAGTGGTTCAAGCGACAGTACAATGAAGATCTTGGACCTACTGGAGGGGAGGCTTATTTACACCCTTCACGGCCACAAGGTGTCACCCTCTTGCTAATAGAGTTAGAATTTGAAACCCATCTGAAACTATTAGGAATTTATCCAAAAAAAGATAATTCTGTCAgcatcctcatgtcattttaaacaaacattttgtttcaaacaaaCATCCCTTTTTCACTGGGACACAAaggagaatttaaaaaatatatattttgccataCAGTGAACATTACGATTTTGTTTCcaattttttcaattaattgattttattttaattaaaaatttaaatataatttcggtATTaagaattcaaaaataaatattcacttttcaaaataaattttttttaaatgctacttAATTTGATAGGTAATATTTGATCccttatgtttaatttttttattttaatttttaatttttttttttactttccataTTGTCTATCATAAAGCTGAAGACAATTTtccaaataaatgattattttttaaaaatttaattatttaattatttatttttgtccagtTTTGGAGCTTTAGAGACATGATCATAAACTGTCATTGAATAGcaagtcaaataatttttttttttttacaaaaaatacttctaaagcatttattattcttagttaatgttaattccaGCATTATGTCAGAATGTTATTTAGtgaacctgagctaacatgaactaacaatgaacagtggtatttttattaactaatattaacaaagatgaataaatactgtaacaaatgtattgctcattgttagttagtGTTACATGATGTTAACTAATTGGACCTTGTTGTAAAgttttactgaaaaaaacaacaacagcaaacagGTTTAGATTGacatgttttcattttgggtgaactattcctttaatttgatGTGTATTTAGTCCTTAGTACACCCAATCTTTAAAGGAAAGGCTATAAAATGTCCCGTCCCCTCCCCGTTCTCAGGGTCCAGTGTTGGCTGTGGCGTTTTCTCGAGACGGAGATCTGTTTGCTTCAGGAGGTGCTGACTCTCAGGTAATTGTGATCTAATGCTTGTTTTACTGTCAATCACTATCAGGCAGATATCACCTGTGCTGATCGTCTTGGTTTCAGGTTCTGATGTGGAAGACCAACTTCGATTCGCTGAATTACAAAGTTCTGTTGAGCAGGCATAGAAAACGAGTCACTCCAGATCCACCTCCACACCTGATGGACATTTACCCCCGATCACATCACCGACACAGTGCTCAGAATGGCACAGTAGAGGTCAGTGGCCACAACTGCACTGCTACTACAATACCCATGTGTATCTCTAACAGTACTGACTTTCCCCTCGGGGGTCGGTACAGCGTCAACACTGTAAATTAATCCAGTGCATATCAGTCAGTATGTTTGCTACATTCGTGTTTGTAATAATCACTTGTTGGTGTCAATGCTCTCATTTCTTTAGATTCATCCCATTGTTGCTGATACTCAGTCTGGTGACCCTCAGGTGGTTGAAGTGGGCCGTGTTCTTTTCTCCACAGCGGTAAGATCTGAACTCTGACAGGAACTGATTAATGTAGTCAGAAGTGTTTCAGTCCAACCACCAGGGGGAAATATAGGCCAGCTAATGTTGAACAGTGTACTGTCACTGCAGTCACTGACACTCTTTTGtcatgtttctttttaaatcatcACTCCTTATTTCAtcagtatttattagtattttcaacattattatgGTTGTGTCTACTCCATTCACTTATGTTCTCCGGCAAATATCGTTCACTTTCTAATACAGTAGGTTCTAAAAATCGGAGACCACATTTAAAATCTAGCATGTTGTCATGAAACAAAAAATGGGGACAAAATCTTCAGAAATGATGCAGTTCATGTTAATTTTCCAATTTATGgttttcattaaaattgtttGACCCCAACTGTATAATTATAACGAATAAGACACATGATTACTATTATTgtggcagattaaaaaaaaaaaaaattcaaaattcggATTGTTTAATATATTCAGCTCAGCAAGTGTTGTTTGTGTGGCTGGCAGCTCTCCAAACCTTTCTAATTTACTGCGTGCCTTGTTCTGATCCGAATTATGGGAATGTCCTCGTGCTTCTGTGCAAAATGCTGCGCTTTCTGCTTTACAAGCGGATTGAGGAAATGCTGCGAGACGGCACGCAACAGACTGTGGGTGCCTCTCATGTTTACAGGAAGTCTCTTTCTCTGGccctttccccctctctctctctcttttttatttatgtatttttttttttttttgagcgcaGTGATTCTGGCTGTGTTAGAGTAGCTCgagcatgaaaacaaaaacacactgagcACACACACGTGCCTAAAGCTGGGCTCTGATGTGACCTCACTTTGCCGCTGGAGCCATAGACTAATAATAGACTCCTCCACACTGTGACTAGCTCTCtcactcactgtctctctctccctctcttccatTTGTCCATTTTGTCTGTACACACTGTACTGCATAGAAAAAACAATTGTCTGGCTTGGACGCCTGCACACTCATTGACTAGTAGATTAGTTCTGACACTAGACTCACTGGATATGTGTTGATCATGTGACTTCAGTTGCTTCAGTTCAGTATGGTGACAGCTGTGTCACTGCACTTATTATGAAGTCCTAGCTAGTGTTGCAATGCATCTTTAACCACATTCATGTTTTTGCAAGTCCCTTCtggatttgattctgattcacaagctTTAAATTCAGTTCCAATTTATTCAGTTTGATTAGATTTTGTATAATTTGggtgtattttgtttgttatgaCAAGACATGAAAGACATTTGCTTTCTGCTAATGCTGTAAATTACACACGGTAGTGTTTCACACTGTTTTGAACCGGtaacctttctttttttaatctagtCATTAATAGAACCAGCTCAtaggagtcatttgtttgtgaatcaaacTACATTGGGTGAGCAGCCTCTTCCCAGAAACAAAAAGGGCTGCCAAAGCGGCATGGTACATGGTGAGTCATTCACATGAGGTAAACATTAACCCACTGACTAGTCAGCTGCTCTTCTGAGTGAAAGTTGACTAGGAAAAATTAGCCATAAAGCACGTGTTTACTTTTTCCATTCACACTTAACAACGTTGGCACAGTCCAGTCCAGGATGCCCTCCCGAATCCAGGGCACATTTACAGGGGAAACCCTGTCATTACCTGGCCTTGAGCATCCCACAGTCCCTTAGGACAGAGTTTCCTCATTCTGCTTCCCTGGCTTGCGTGCGTGGGAGCAGAGACAGGAGGAAGTGGACGGCAGAGAGAAGTATGACCCGTGGCGCCTTTTTGTGTGACGCTTCCTGCCATCACTTCCTCTTGACTGATTCTCTGGATTCCTTtcagtttgagagagagagtgtgtgtgtgtgtgtgcagtgatgcGATCTTCAATCGGTGGAACTCCTTAGCATCTTGGCCCTTGTTGACTCCTTGATGCATTAGGTCTGCCATGCATAGGCAACAGGAGCAAGTCCAGAGGCATCTGAATAGCAAGGAAAGGACCACGACCCAAATGACCCGAGAGCACTCAAGTCACGGAAAAGTATTAGCTTGCGTCAAATAACTCCTAGGTCTGGTGGTTAGCAGTGGTTAGTTGCATCCCACTCCCACAACAGTTCACGCAAACGTTCTACTGTCAGTAAAAGCGGTAAAAAaaccaactatatatatatatatatatatatatatatatatatatatatatatatatatatatatatatatatatatatatcatagatgtttttattaaataatctaaaaatattctgtttcagtatatttatagattttctcaCTTGTATCgatatgtttgtttctttgaGCATTCGTACAGTGCAAAAGAGATTGAGTTAGTCGGAATccaattacaaaaattaatcacAATATATTGAAACTTGTATCACATGGTGAGGTAGTTGTCGATATTTTATGTGTAtggtaaaaatattgttttactgttttgtcaTGATTGTAATCATttgcaaaaattataatattgttttatatattattttaattacaaacaagaattaattattttaatgttcaatttttattatgaataattgtaatttttatgacATACCACAACAgcagtatttaaatgaattattcagCAGTACGCTGCTATTCAGCACAGTTCAGCAGCTTAGGAAGTGTGATGTGAAGCCATTCTACAATTTAGCTATAAATCAAATCCAAATGGGATGTCCAAACAAAAGTCATTTGTGCTCTTTATacagtaaaatttaattatacttgAAGCTCCGCAGTGGTGAATTATCACATTTTTGTACAATATAAATAGGTCCTCCTTTTATTAGTTGTCTTTAAATACCATGTACTTGCATCAAAAAAATGAGTTGTTTGGTACAATGTGTTCATTTTGTATTGCAAAAAATCTAGATGtatttacagaaattaaatatagatgtaattacatacagtttttttttaaataaaagtacaatgtaaaacatgtatgtacataagtgcattatatcaaattattaatttaaatgttagtacatagtagttaaagacaAGTAtgtgaaaagtaatttttttttttagtttttgcattTTCAAGTGCTTTAAAATTTGTACTTAAATCAACATAAATTAACAGTTAAACTAATCAAGTAAAAACCCTGAAAATGAAACTTAATTTTGctgaactgttttaatttttatatatcatatagctgattacattacatgcaactcagtgtgtgcatgtttgtttgagGGTCTGTAAATGTGTGCACACCACCTGGTATTATGTTTCTGAAGGTTGCTTGTAGGGGTGACAGACAGGAAGCAGGCAAAGAGCCTCTTCCTGTGTTGTGAAGAGCAGGAGATTGTGTGGCCGCGAGGTGAGGATACTCGCTTGAAGGCCTGCCACCGGCTCCGGTGACAAGACGTGACATGACGGAAGTAAATCGCTAAAGATAGCATGGCCCAGGGGAAGGTTCACTTTCCACCGGGAGTGCTTTGAGAAAGATAGCCTTACAGGGAGAGAGAGTGACTTGCCATTCTCAACCAAAAAAACAAGAGCCGTCAGCAGGAAGTGCTCATTGATTTGAATCGCATTGCATTGGGAGAGACATCCGATGCATTGTTTGTGCTTTTTCGAGCTGTTTACTCTACCTATAAGGTGAAACATTCATCACACCTTGTCACTGCTGAAATGTAGGTGTTAAAGTGTGGAAATATGTGTTATGGTTATGCAACCGCAGTCGTGTTATTACAGATTTCCTTTTGTTATGTGGGCGGCATCAGCACTGGTGTAATTGCACCTTTTTCTGGATTTCTCCTGAAAGTGTAAACTGAGGCAGATAATTGAAAAGGTCAATGCAAAAGTCTCATCCGTCCATAATCCCCTGCATTGACCCAGGGACCTCAGGCAGGGACTCGGGCAGACAAACAGGCGCTTTCACATCAAAGACACAGGAACCCGGGCAGGTTCATCACTTATTTAGTGTAGGGCGCACCCGGAACTCAGTGTGTCCGCCTTAATATTTCATCTCATTTCTCGCCCATTGTGTCCGTCTACccctcttcctttcttttttctccattaaGTGTTGTTTTTCGTCCATCCCTTTCATCTCGTTTTTCCATTCATCTGTTTTATCTGCAGCTTTTCGAGTTCCACCAAAGGCTATTGACCCCTCTCCTAGAATAGAGCCGCTCCATCCATTGAGTCACACTGGCACTTTAACTTAATGGCTGATCTCACTTCCTCTATTGAAGCAGATGGTTCCTAAACAGTCCAGACCTCATCTTAAGTACCTGTCAAAACGGAGCACCGTCACATTAAGTGTAGAGTTGAAAGAACCTTATCAGAATCTGGTTTAGAGTCTGTTTTTCCTCTCTcacctgacatttttttttcccctctctctctctctctctctttctctgtctctctctccatgaGCTCTCTCAAGGGTATATGGTGGCCCGGAGGGGCATAGCTTAAAATACGCTGACAGTCCGTCGACATCATTCTAAAAATAGTGGGCCTGTACTATTGCAGGTAACAGGGACACCTCAAAGACAAACTATGAGCTGTTCTCCTGAAATTCACTCACTGTGCTGTCCATCTACACAGTCCATTCCATTCCGATATTGTTCTACAGCAGAACAGTAAAATAGTggttgtacattttattattatttatttttatttaa
This window harbors:
- the LOC109077310 gene encoding POC1 centriolar protein homolog B-like; this translates as MASVMEDPTLERHFKGHKDVVSCADFSPNNKQLATGSCDKNLMIWNLTPKARAFRFVGHTDIITGVHFSPNGSLVASSSRDQTVRLWTPSIKGESTVFKAHTASVRSVQFSSDGQRLVTASDDKSVKVWGVERKKFLYSLNRHTNWVRCARFSPDGRLVASCGDDRTVRLWDTSSRQCINIFTDYGGSATFVDFNSSGTCIASSGADNTLKIWDIRTNKLIQHYIVHSGGVNCFSFHPSGNYLISGSSDSTMKILDLLEGRLIYTLHGHKGPVLAVAFSRDGDLFASGGADSQVLMWKTNFDSLNYKVLLSRHRKRVTPDPPPHLMDIYPRSHHRHSAQNGTVEIHPIVADTQSGDPQVVEVGRVLFSTADVRSHDSATSRRDQPISSLGWTHTRPREEEDEDQHERLPGGMTTSREEHSGIPSSLNSTLENIVQQLDILTQTFAVLEERLTLTEDKLRTCLDNQVLLLQQTQQIDGSDQEAEGQSL
- the LOC109050679 gene encoding LOW QUALITY PROTEIN: centrosomal protein of 41 kDa (The sequence of the model RefSeq protein was modified relative to this genomic sequence to represent the inferred CDS: deleted 2 bases in 1 codon); its protein translation is MSVKRGIGNSEYLKKRIPQNPKYQHVKTRLDTGSSLTKYMERLEEARKNYRYRKDELFKRLKVTTFAQLLIQVASVSEQNDNFKDEIEGLEDDVSIFSASPGLDRLSDQTNGSPQPTLPPPQSISNDESGDTAFSPRSTLQSVISGVGEMDLDKNGQKSIQNSPVSTSSFTDCPYPDCPYLLLDVRDREQYDQCHIISAYSYPIATLSRTMNPYTKEVLDYKNASGRIIILYDEDERIASQAATTMCERGFENLFMLSGGLKVIAQKFPEGMTTGSIPISCLPSPSGPGGRKRLVPQQTSQPAEKKWQFTSEDLSKIQHYLEEVFIPSEPSSRLSSRMSTSSARSKASTVRSGRQGSSIAGSESAHSRSSRPWK